Proteins from one Nicotiana tabacum cultivar K326 chromosome 23, ASM71507v2, whole genome shotgun sequence genomic window:
- the LOC107820316 gene encoding monodehydroascorbate reductase, chloroplastic/mitochondrial isoform X1, translating into MSSVAVHRLMATMPNTMPFKQGLSLWCPQSASLNRIPRISSRSFRRSYVAAASSFANENREYVVVGGGNSAGYAAKTFVEHGQANGKLCIVTKEPYAPYERPALTKAYLFPTDKKPARLPGFHTCVGSGGERQTPDWYKEQGVEMLYEDPVTGIDVEKQTLTTNSGKLLKYGTLIIATGCTASRFPEKIGGSLPGVHYIRDVADADSLISSLGKAKKLVVVGGGYIGMEVAAAAVAWKLDTTIIFPEEHLLPRLFTPSLAQKYEQLYQDNGVKFVKGAKIKHLESGPDGRVAAVKLEDGSSIETDTVVIGIGAKPAVSPFDTVGLNNTVGGIEVDGQFRTSIPGIFAIGDVAAFPLKIYNRIARVEHVDHARKSAQHCIKSLLTAHTHTYDYLPYFYSRVFEYEGSPRKVWWQFFGDSVGETVEVGNFDPKVATFWIDSGKLKGVLLESGSPEEFQLLPKLARSQPSVDKSKLQNASSVEEALEIAQASL; encoded by the exons ATGTCTTCAG TTGCAGTTCACAGATTAATGGCGACCATGCCCAATACGATGCCGTTTAAGCAAGGTCTTTCACTCTGGTGTCCTCAATCAGCTTCGTTAAATCGAATTCCTCGGATTTCTTCTAGGAGCTTCCGGAGAAGTTACGTTGCAGCGGCTTCTTCATTCGCTAACGAGAATCGAGA GTATGTGGTAGTGGGAGGAGGAAACTCAGCTGGATATGCAGCTAAAACTTTTGTTGAACATGGACAAGCTAATGGAAAGCTCTGCATTGTGACCAAAGAG CCGTATGCACCATATGAACGTCCAGCATTAACTAAAGCATATTTGTTTCCAACAGACAAAAAGCCAGCACGTTTACCG GGCTTTCATACTTGCGTTGGCTCTGGTGGTGAGAGGCAAACTCCTGATTGGTACAAGGAACAAGGGGTAGAG ATGTTATATGAAGATCCTGTAACAGGAATTGATGTAGAAAAGCAAACTCTGACAACCAATTCTGGAAAGTTGCTCAAGTATGGCACCCTTATTATTGCAACCGGATGTACAGCATCCAG ATTTCCTGAGAAGATTGGTGGAAGTTTGCCTGGGGTACACTATATTCGGGATGTGGCTGATGCTGATTCATTAATATCCTCACTG ggGAAAGCAAAAAAGCTTGTAGTTGTTGGTGGTGGCTATATAGGAATGGAAGTTGCTGCAGCTGCTGTGGCCTGGAAACTTGATACAACT ATAATTTTCCCAGAAGAGCATCTTTTGCCAAGATTGTTCACTCCTTCTCTTGCCCAAAAGTATGAGCAACTCTACCAAGACAACGGTGTCAAATTCGTCAAG GGTGCTAAGATAAAACATCTAGAATCTGGTCCAGATGGCCGGGTAGCTGCAGTTAAGCTTGAGGATGGATCAAGTATAGAGACAGACACG GTCGTTATTGGTATTGGAGCAAAACCTGCTGTCAGTCCATTTGACACGGTTGGCTTAAACAACACTGTTGGTGGAATTGAG GTGGACGGCCAGTTCCGTACAAGCATACCTGGAATCTTTGCCATTGGAGATGTTGCAGCATTTCCATTGAAG ATATACAACCGAATTGCACGGGTGGAGCACGTTGACCATGCTCGTAAATCTGCACAGCATTGTATTAAATCATTGCTAACTGCACATACGCACAC GTATGACTATTTACCATACTTCTACTCGAGGGTTTTTGAATATGAAGGAAGCCCTAGGAAAGTATGGTGGCAGTTCTTTGGGGACAGCG TTGGGGAGACTGTTGAAGTTGGGAATTTTGATCCAAAGGTTGCAACTTTTTGGATTGACTCTG GTAAGCTGAAGGGAGTTCTTCTCGAAAGTGGGAGCCCTGAG GAATTCCAACTTCTCCCAAAACTTGCACGGAGTCAGCCTTCTGTTGACAAAAGCAAACTTCAAAATGCATCCTCAGTGGAAGAGGCATTAGAAATCGCTCAAGCTTCCTTATAG
- the LOC107820316 gene encoding monodehydroascorbate reductase, chloroplastic/mitochondrial isoform X2, with protein sequence MATMPNTMPFKQGLSLWCPQSASLNRIPRISSRSFRRSYVAAASSFANENREYVVVGGGNSAGYAAKTFVEHGQANGKLCIVTKEPYAPYERPALTKAYLFPTDKKPARLPGFHTCVGSGGERQTPDWYKEQGVEMLYEDPVTGIDVEKQTLTTNSGKLLKYGTLIIATGCTASRFPEKIGGSLPGVHYIRDVADADSLISSLGKAKKLVVVGGGYIGMEVAAAAVAWKLDTTIIFPEEHLLPRLFTPSLAQKYEQLYQDNGVKFVKGAKIKHLESGPDGRVAAVKLEDGSSIETDTVVIGIGAKPAVSPFDTVGLNNTVGGIEVDGQFRTSIPGIFAIGDVAAFPLKIYNRIARVEHVDHARKSAQHCIKSLLTAHTHTYDYLPYFYSRVFEYEGSPRKVWWQFFGDSVGETVEVGNFDPKVATFWIDSGKLKGVLLESGSPEEFQLLPKLARSQPSVDKSKLQNASSVEEALEIAQASL encoded by the exons ATGGCGACCATGCCCAATACGATGCCGTTTAAGCAAGGTCTTTCACTCTGGTGTCCTCAATCAGCTTCGTTAAATCGAATTCCTCGGATTTCTTCTAGGAGCTTCCGGAGAAGTTACGTTGCAGCGGCTTCTTCATTCGCTAACGAGAATCGAGA GTATGTGGTAGTGGGAGGAGGAAACTCAGCTGGATATGCAGCTAAAACTTTTGTTGAACATGGACAAGCTAATGGAAAGCTCTGCATTGTGACCAAAGAG CCGTATGCACCATATGAACGTCCAGCATTAACTAAAGCATATTTGTTTCCAACAGACAAAAAGCCAGCACGTTTACCG GGCTTTCATACTTGCGTTGGCTCTGGTGGTGAGAGGCAAACTCCTGATTGGTACAAGGAACAAGGGGTAGAG ATGTTATATGAAGATCCTGTAACAGGAATTGATGTAGAAAAGCAAACTCTGACAACCAATTCTGGAAAGTTGCTCAAGTATGGCACCCTTATTATTGCAACCGGATGTACAGCATCCAG ATTTCCTGAGAAGATTGGTGGAAGTTTGCCTGGGGTACACTATATTCGGGATGTGGCTGATGCTGATTCATTAATATCCTCACTG ggGAAAGCAAAAAAGCTTGTAGTTGTTGGTGGTGGCTATATAGGAATGGAAGTTGCTGCAGCTGCTGTGGCCTGGAAACTTGATACAACT ATAATTTTCCCAGAAGAGCATCTTTTGCCAAGATTGTTCACTCCTTCTCTTGCCCAAAAGTATGAGCAACTCTACCAAGACAACGGTGTCAAATTCGTCAAG GGTGCTAAGATAAAACATCTAGAATCTGGTCCAGATGGCCGGGTAGCTGCAGTTAAGCTTGAGGATGGATCAAGTATAGAGACAGACACG GTCGTTATTGGTATTGGAGCAAAACCTGCTGTCAGTCCATTTGACACGGTTGGCTTAAACAACACTGTTGGTGGAATTGAG GTGGACGGCCAGTTCCGTACAAGCATACCTGGAATCTTTGCCATTGGAGATGTTGCAGCATTTCCATTGAAG ATATACAACCGAATTGCACGGGTGGAGCACGTTGACCATGCTCGTAAATCTGCACAGCATTGTATTAAATCATTGCTAACTGCACATACGCACAC GTATGACTATTTACCATACTTCTACTCGAGGGTTTTTGAATATGAAGGAAGCCCTAGGAAAGTATGGTGGCAGTTCTTTGGGGACAGCG TTGGGGAGACTGTTGAAGTTGGGAATTTTGATCCAAAGGTTGCAACTTTTTGGATTGACTCTG GTAAGCTGAAGGGAGTTCTTCTCGAAAGTGGGAGCCCTGAG GAATTCCAACTTCTCCCAAAACTTGCACGGAGTCAGCCTTCTGTTGACAAAAGCAAACTTCAAAATGCATCCTCAGTGGAAGAGGCATTAGAAATCGCTCAAGCTTCCTTATAG